A genome region from Natronosalvus rutilus includes the following:
- a CDS encoding NAD-dependent epimerase/dehydratase family protein, whose translation MSILVTGGDGYLGWPTALRIASRTDDRVVLVDNFARREWVESVGSTTAVPIADIDARLEAAEEALGLENLSFVEGDLTDRAFVDQLLSVHEPETIVHTAAQPSAPYSQINGERANYTQHNNMQATRNLLWGLHEAGLSDTHFIETTTTGVYGAPRFPIPEGGATMENQGERDDVPFPAMAGSWYHLTKSHDAANMRLAHKQFDIPISDVRTAITYGTETKETAAHPDLATRFDFDYYFGVVTHRFCAQAVAGYPMTVYGKGEQRKPFIALEDAAEGLARLALEETNHDGLAVYNQVTRAISIVEIAETIASVAHEFDLDVDVEHFENPREEDETHKMEIEHDRYADLIDGQSTTFEDGVRQILGTLVDHERTVTSHEDRFLPGVLTSDD comes from the coding sequence ATGTCGATACTGGTTACGGGCGGCGACGGATATCTCGGCTGGCCTACCGCATTGCGCATCGCATCGCGAACCGACGACCGCGTGGTCCTGGTCGATAACTTCGCGAGGAGAGAGTGGGTAGAGTCCGTCGGGTCGACGACAGCGGTACCGATCGCGGATATCGATGCGCGACTGGAGGCGGCCGAAGAAGCGCTCGGTCTCGAGAACCTCTCCTTCGTCGAGGGTGATTTGACCGACAGAGCATTCGTCGACCAGCTGCTCTCGGTTCACGAACCCGAGACGATCGTCCATACCGCCGCACAACCGTCCGCGCCATATTCGCAGATCAACGGTGAGCGGGCAAACTACACGCAGCACAACAACATGCAGGCGACGCGGAATCTGCTCTGGGGGCTGCACGAAGCCGGGCTTTCGGACACCCACTTCATCGAAACGACGACGACCGGCGTCTACGGGGCGCCCAGGTTCCCGATTCCGGAGGGCGGGGCGACGATGGAAAACCAGGGCGAGCGAGACGACGTCCCGTTCCCGGCGATGGCCGGTAGCTGGTACCACCTGACGAAATCGCACGACGCAGCCAACATGCGCCTCGCACACAAGCAGTTCGACATTCCAATTTCGGACGTGCGAACGGCGATCACGTACGGTACCGAAACCAAAGAGACTGCAGCACACCCCGACCTGGCGACCCGGTTCGACTTCGATTACTACTTCGGGGTCGTTACCCACCGATTCTGTGCACAGGCCGTCGCTGGCTATCCGATGACCGTGTACGGGAAAGGCGAACAGCGAAAGCCGTTCATCGCCCTCGAGGACGCGGCCGAAGGGTTGGCGCGTCTCGCCCTCGAGGAGACCAACCACGACGGCCTCGCGGTCTACAATCAGGTAACTCGAGCGATCAGTATCGTCGAGATCGCAGAAACCATCGCCTCCGTCGCCCACGAGTTCGATCTCGACGTCGACGTCGAACACTTCGAAAACCCGCGCGAGGAGGACGAGACGCACAAAATGGAGATCGAACACGACCGCTACGCGGACCTGATCGACGGCCAGTCGACGACGTTCGAGGACGGCGTCAGACAGATTCTCGGAACGTTGGTCGATCACGAACGGACGGTCACGTCCCACGAAGATCGGTTCCTCCCCGGCGTCCTGACGTCTGATGACTGA
- a CDS encoding NAD-dependent epimerase/dehydratase family protein, translating into MTDLHVLVTGGCGYIGSELVSLLLEEEAVGTVSVLDSLTTGSPSNLAGRIDDVQFRRGDVREYGDVENAMRDVDRVIHLAAITGAASTHDRREETFAVNYLGTENVLTAAGKFDVEHVVFASSCNNYGRTASTDIDETTDQDPLNPYAESKVESEALLRKAIDEYGFDGTALRMSTNYGWSPGVRFNLVINHFVFRALTDRPLTVYGDGSNWRPFIHVKDAARAYAHAALDPNSWPQLVYNVGANDQNYQIATIAELVRDELDRELDITYLEDEHPGPSYHVSFDRLSETGFESEWTVREGISDLADRLQRSHPRQ; encoded by the coding sequence ATGACTGATCTGCACGTCCTCGTGACGGGCGGCTGTGGGTACATCGGGAGCGAACTCGTTTCGCTCCTCCTCGAGGAGGAAGCCGTGGGGACCGTCAGCGTCCTGGATTCGCTGACGACTGGCTCCCCGTCGAACCTCGCCGGGCGCATCGATGACGTTCAGTTTCGACGCGGCGACGTCCGCGAGTACGGTGACGTCGAGAACGCGATGCGCGACGTCGATCGCGTAATCCATCTCGCGGCAATTACCGGTGCAGCGTCGACGCACGACCGCCGCGAGGAGACGTTCGCGGTCAACTACCTCGGAACGGAGAACGTACTCACGGCTGCCGGGAAGTTCGACGTCGAACACGTCGTCTTCGCCTCGTCGTGTAACAACTACGGGCGTACCGCGAGCACCGACATCGACGAAACGACCGACCAGGACCCGCTCAATCCGTACGCGGAGTCCAAGGTCGAGTCCGAGGCGTTGCTTCGCAAGGCAATCGACGAGTACGGGTTCGACGGGACGGCACTCCGAATGAGCACGAACTACGGCTGGTCGCCGGGTGTTCGTTTCAACCTGGTCATCAACCACTTCGTGTTCCGAGCGCTCACCGACCGACCACTTACCGTCTACGGTGACGGGAGTAACTGGCGCCCGTTTATTCACGTGAAAGATGCCGCGAGAGCCTACGCACACGCCGCGCTGGACCCGAACTCGTGGCCACAACTGGTCTACAACGTGGGGGCGAACGACCAGAACTACCAGATCGCCACTATCGCGGAGCTCGTTCGAGACGAACTCGATCGGGAACTCGATATCACGTACCTCGAGGACGAGCACCCGGGGCCGTCGTATCACGTGAGCTTCGACCGGTTATCGGAAACCGGCTTCGAGTCGGAATGGACTGTACGAGAGGGAATTTCGGATCTGGCGGACCGGCTACAACGATCACATCCGAGGCAATGA
- a CDS encoding NAD-dependent epimerase/dehydratase family protein produces the protein MRDDTNEPPTIAVTGAAGFIGSRVLHLLEQTHPEWSVHAIDNQYRGQVSAVGSVDIEHVDIRDRHRLESALDGADIVLHLAAVSGVDDCDTNRDLAYDVNVTGTNDVAWFCRKNGAALVFPFSMAVLGDPDTFPITADDPRNPLNWYGRTKLLGERAIDTLADGAFPAHLFLKSNLYGDHVVDGTVVSKPTVINFFVDRATSNEPLTVYEPGTQSRNFVHVKDVARAYIHSCERLLEQLEAGDTGTEIYEIAGTEDPSVMTVAETVQAIAREELNVDVDVELVENPRSGETMVESFTVDTSKADEHLGWSPRHTIEESVRELLQRAEH, from the coding sequence ATGCGAGACGACACGAACGAACCACCGACGATTGCCGTCACCGGTGCAGCCGGATTCATCGGCAGCCGCGTCCTTCATCTGCTGGAACAAACACACCCCGAGTGGTCCGTTCACGCGATCGATAACCAGTACCGGGGCCAGGTTTCTGCAGTCGGCTCGGTCGACATCGAACACGTCGACATTCGAGACCGTCACCGTCTGGAATCGGCACTCGACGGAGCGGACATCGTGCTCCACCTAGCTGCGGTCAGTGGGGTCGACGACTGCGATACCAATCGCGACCTCGCCTACGACGTCAACGTCACCGGAACGAACGACGTCGCGTGGTTCTGTCGAAAAAACGGAGCCGCGCTCGTCTTCCCGTTTAGCATGGCCGTTCTCGGCGACCCCGACACGTTCCCGATTACGGCGGACGACCCACGGAACCCGCTCAACTGGTACGGCCGAACCAAGCTCCTCGGAGAACGCGCGATCGACACGCTGGCCGACGGCGCGTTTCCGGCCCACCTGTTCCTCAAGTCGAACCTCTATGGCGATCACGTGGTCGACGGCACGGTCGTCTCGAAACCGACGGTGATCAACTTCTTCGTCGACCGAGCCACGTCGAACGAGCCGTTGACGGTGTACGAACCGGGCACCCAGTCGAGAAACTTCGTTCACGTCAAAGACGTTGCCAGGGCGTACATCCACAGCTGCGAACGACTGCTCGAGCAACTTGAGGCGGGCGATACCGGGACCGAGATTTACGAGATAGCCGGTACCGAGGATCCCTCCGTGATGACGGTCGCGGAAACTGTCCAGGCGATCGCCCGGGAGGAACTGAACGTCGACGTCGACGTCGAACTCGTCGAAAACCCCCGAAGCGGCGAAACGATGGTCGAAAGTTTCACCGTCGACACGTCGAAAGCAGACGAACATCTGGGATGGTCACCACGACACACTATCGAAGAATCGGTTCGAGAGCTCCTGCAGCGAGCAGAGCATTGA
- a CDS encoding TrmB family transcriptional regulator — protein MGTEPTDLLQELELKEYEATALEHLLSAGRTTAPDIAKATGIPKARVYGVLESLANYGFIKVIPGRPKQYQPKSPETVLERAKENRRQEYEDYCTELDSIESTFLETFEPLYEQANEDVTPTSELFHVVDVGDPSETETRQLYQNAAETVYVITNSFAYFEDIETTVETALERGLEVSVLFLDPRKLPPEKAAVQADIVERIASEYPAIRYRFSEEVLPWRGTFIDPSMDYDSGKAIFLVEETDIPNHRRQAAITENGSFVAGMKRYFDLIWSYESLESRPSI, from the coding sequence ATGGGGACCGAGCCAACCGATTTGCTACAGGAACTAGAATTAAAAGAGTACGAGGCGACGGCACTCGAGCATCTCTTGAGCGCCGGGCGGACGACTGCACCGGACATCGCCAAGGCGACGGGCATTCCCAAGGCTCGCGTGTACGGCGTTCTCGAATCGCTCGCGAATTACGGGTTCATCAAGGTGATTCCTGGCCGGCCGAAGCAGTATCAACCGAAATCCCCAGAAACCGTTCTCGAGCGGGCGAAGGAGAATCGCCGACAGGAGTACGAAGACTACTGTACCGAGCTCGATTCCATCGAGTCGACGTTTCTGGAGACGTTCGAGCCCCTGTACGAGCAAGCGAACGAAGACGTAACGCCGACGTCGGAACTCTTTCACGTCGTCGACGTCGGCGACCCGAGCGAGACGGAGACGCGTCAGCTCTACCAGAACGCGGCCGAAACCGTCTACGTGATTACAAACAGCTTCGCTTACTTCGAGGACATCGAAACGACGGTCGAAACCGCGCTCGAGCGAGGACTCGAGGTTTCGGTGTTGTTCCTCGATCCCCGTAAGCTTCCGCCGGAGAAGGCAGCGGTACAGGCGGATATCGTCGAGCGAATTGCCTCCGAGTATCCTGCCATCCGATATCGATTCAGCGAGGAGGTACTGCCCTGGCGCGGTACCTTCATCGATCCGAGTATGGACTACGATTCGGGCAAGGCGATTTTTCTGGTCGAGGAGACCGACATTCCCAACCACCGGCGGCAGGCCGCAATTACGGAGAACGGGTCGTTCGTCGCAGGTATGAAGCGGTATTTCGATTTGATCTGGAGCTACGAGAGTCTCGAGTCGCGGCCATCTATTTGA
- a CDS encoding glycosyltransferase family 4 protein codes for MGYVGGLQPYKGLADLATALESADADCDLIVAGDGPERTHLEQIFGETATFLGSVPYEQIPSLYHEFDAFVLPSHTEGLPRVILEAQATATPVVATRVGGVPEIVQDGETGLLCDSHRPDQLTTAIDRLATNERDRERLGENGRTAVEEGFSWDELYDRYERALRQVIGWSDER; via the coding sequence TTGGGCTACGTTGGTGGACTCCAGCCGTACAAAGGCCTCGCTGACCTCGCCACCGCCCTCGAGTCGGCCGATGCCGACTGCGACCTGATCGTTGCCGGTGATGGCCCGGAACGAACACACCTCGAGCAGATTTTCGGAGAAACGGCCACGTTCCTCGGGTCGGTGCCATACGAGCAGATTCCCTCACTGTATCACGAGTTCGACGCGTTCGTTCTTCCCTCCCATACTGAGGGGCTTCCGCGAGTAATCCTCGAGGCGCAGGCGACGGCAACGCCAGTCGTGGCTACTCGAGTTGGCGGGGTCCCGGAAATCGTTCAGGACGGCGAGACGGGGCTGCTCTGTGATTCCCATCGACCGGACCAACTGACGACGGCGATTGATCGCCTCGCAACGAACGAACGCGACCGTGAGCGCCTCGGCGAGAACGGTCGAACGGCCGTCGAAGAGGGGTTCTCCTGGGACGAGTTGTATGATAGATATGAACGTGCTCTTCGACAGGTAATTGGGTGGTCAGATGAGCGATAG
- a CDS encoding oligosaccharide flippase family protein: MSDSDQAIRDVVKGASVIYVGLFLELVIAFVAQVLAARYLSVSGFGGLTTGTALLNVGAIIGGLGLASGLVRYLPRVDDSEKRALTQFAFSVVAIASLPLGLLVSLNAEFVAATIFDDPTVEASIRVFGAAIPFAALLNVALSGLRGQSESARHAFVQNILHTSVRLVLIITAVTFSLGQFGFAAAYAIPYAISLVAAAYFLYRALPEVSESLDQDRRSDVFRYSLPFTITELSSFIYRSIDIFLVLRFLGSAAVGVYGVAYAAVGFMQMFSTAFNFIGTPMASRLEGEGDVSGMIKVYRSITRWLAIASVCAFFPLGVFSTEFISVIYGGEYAEGGLVLTILAIGYATSNVLNVHGSLLRALGKSKLLSFNSAAAAVSNVAFNIVLIPTLGIMGAAIATVVSFIIRDGMAAIQIHYYANRTPLSRATLIPVLISLPFVTLAVLMRPIIPVSFVFLVLISGIFSVAYVLVILSITGLSQYEIMILRSIEEKYEIDPRMLDILINRFS; encoded by the coding sequence ATGAGCGATAGCGACCAGGCAATTCGAGACGTGGTCAAAGGCGCGAGCGTCATCTACGTTGGGCTGTTTCTTGAGTTGGTTATCGCATTTGTAGCGCAGGTGCTGGCTGCGAGATACCTCTCGGTTAGTGGATTCGGGGGATTAACGACCGGGACTGCGCTTTTAAACGTAGGCGCAATAATTGGAGGGCTTGGATTAGCCTCCGGTTTGGTACGGTACCTCCCCCGCGTAGATGATTCGGAAAAACGCGCGCTTACCCAGTTTGCGTTTAGTGTGGTTGCGATAGCCTCTCTGCCATTAGGCCTACTGGTTTCACTCAACGCAGAATTCGTCGCAGCGACCATCTTCGACGACCCGACAGTTGAGGCGAGCATTAGAGTCTTTGGGGCAGCAATTCCATTCGCTGCCCTTCTTAACGTCGCACTAAGCGGTTTACGTGGACAATCTGAGTCAGCTCGACACGCGTTTGTTCAGAACATTCTGCATACCAGCGTCCGGCTAGTGCTTATCATCACCGCGGTCACTTTCAGCCTCGGCCAGTTTGGATTTGCCGCTGCATACGCGATACCGTATGCCATCAGTCTCGTTGCCGCAGCCTATTTCCTTTATCGTGCGCTTCCAGAAGTTTCGGAATCGCTTGACCAGGACAGGAGATCCGACGTGTTTCGATACTCCCTCCCATTCACTATTACCGAACTTTCGAGCTTCATATACAGAAGTATTGATATATTCCTCGTACTTCGTTTTTTGGGGAGCGCAGCGGTTGGAGTGTACGGAGTCGCGTACGCAGCTGTAGGTTTTATGCAAATGTTCTCTACTGCCTTTAATTTTATCGGAACACCGATGGCAAGCCGGCTCGAGGGTGAAGGAGATGTCTCGGGGATGATTAAGGTTTATCGATCGATAACCCGATGGCTAGCAATTGCAAGCGTATGTGCCTTTTTCCCCCTCGGTGTGTTCTCTACGGAGTTCATTAGCGTAATTTACGGTGGGGAGTATGCTGAAGGAGGATTAGTCCTCACGATTCTGGCAATCGGGTACGCCACCAGTAACGTCCTGAACGTCCACGGGTCGCTCCTACGGGCACTTGGAAAGTCGAAGCTTCTCTCTTTCAACAGTGCCGCTGCGGCTGTCTCGAATGTCGCATTTAACATCGTATTGATTCCTACTCTCGGTATCATGGGTGCTGCCATTGCTACAGTGGTATCGTTTATTATCCGTGATGGGATGGCAGCAATACAAATCCACTACTACGCTAATCGAACACCTCTTTCCAGAGCGACGTTAATTCCTGTTTTAATATCACTTCCGTTTGTTACCCTCGCGGTACTCATGAGGCCTATTATCCCGGTTTCGTTCGTCTTTCTCGTCCTTATTTCTGGAATATTTTCGGTAGCATATGTACTGGTCATTTTATCGATTACTGGACTCTCCCAGTATGAAATAATGATTCTCAGATCGATTGAGGAGAAGTATGAGATAGATCCCCGGATGCTCGATATATTGATAAACCGATTCTCATGA
- a CDS encoding sulfatase-like hydrolase/transferase — protein MAPNILLVVLDSVRARNTSLYESDAETTPFLKEFAHKATVYEQARAPGTDSLQSHASIFTGLHVAEHRMRDIGDRLRPGNTIWEELAADGYETGVFSYNSYLTQAPVGLSDAFETVVSGENHRVPFPGGFDPSNLNRDGFKRYLEFMHCVASSGRPLRSLANGLALWDVTRPLIPSRFQGLNIVPDSKFTDEFETWVNNRNGSWAACVNYMSAHTPYLPDPEYDLWAGQTERELMCDLESHKWEFIAGCRPWSERAALERAYNGCIRQVDAELKRLLSTLSRHGELNNTLVVITADHGEGFGEEGAIRPVRSVAHGTTGGLEEDILHVPLVVKYPDQTEGTRVKTVASLTEFPALVRRTIAGERDKSGFVPDNGLVLASDSGLSEQKRDSVPKYVEDVEVYEHGGKAVYRTTRDNRIRKDVEWNGNTMAFDCTYPRETIRLDDHDQTVLQEAFAGLEPSKAVTSDDVVPADDVKARLEQLGYR, from the coding sequence ATGGCACCGAATATTCTTCTCGTGGTTCTTGACTCCGTACGGGCACGGAACACGTCTCTATATGAGTCCGATGCCGAGACGACTCCGTTTTTAAAGGAATTCGCTCATAAGGCAACCGTTTACGAGCAAGCGCGTGCCCCAGGAACGGATAGCCTTCAGAGTCATGCAAGCATCTTCACCGGCCTGCACGTCGCTGAACACCGGATGCGAGATATCGGAGACCGGCTCCGACCCGGCAACACCATTTGGGAGGAACTAGCCGCGGATGGATACGAGACAGGTGTGTTTTCGTACAACTCCTATCTAACTCAGGCCCCAGTTGGTCTATCTGATGCGTTCGAAACGGTAGTTTCTGGAGAAAACCACCGTGTACCCTTCCCTGGCGGGTTTGACCCCTCAAACCTCAATCGAGATGGCTTCAAGCGCTACTTAGAATTCATGCATTGCGTTGCCAGTAGCGGGCGACCGCTACGGTCACTTGCGAACGGATTGGCACTCTGGGACGTCACGAGGCCATTGATTCCGTCAAGATTCCAGGGGCTAAATATAGTCCCTGACAGCAAGTTTACCGACGAATTCGAGACCTGGGTGAATAACCGTAATGGTTCGTGGGCGGCCTGTGTCAACTATATGTCTGCCCACACACCATATCTCCCTGATCCTGAGTACGACTTATGGGCCGGCCAGACGGAACGTGAATTAATGTGTGATCTTGAGTCTCACAAATGGGAGTTCATCGCCGGATGCCGGCCCTGGAGCGAACGGGCTGCTCTTGAGCGAGCTTATAATGGATGTATACGCCAAGTCGATGCCGAGCTGAAGCGACTGCTTTCAACACTGTCCAGACATGGTGAGCTCAATAACACGCTTGTGGTCATTACCGCTGACCACGGCGAAGGATTCGGCGAAGAAGGTGCCATTCGCCCCGTTCGGTCGGTTGCACATGGGACAACTGGTGGGCTTGAGGAAGATATCCTCCATGTCCCACTCGTAGTCAAGTACCCCGACCAAACTGAAGGTACGCGTGTAAAGACTGTCGCATCCCTGACTGAGTTCCCGGCGCTCGTTAGGCGAACGATTGCTGGTGAGCGAGACAAATCCGGATTCGTCCCCGATAATGGTCTCGTTCTGGCCTCGGATAGCGGACTGTCCGAACAGAAACGTGATAGCGTGCCGAAATACGTTGAAGATGTTGAGGTATATGAACACGGTGGTAAGGCTGTATATCGGACGACTCGAGACAATCGAATTCGAAAAGATGTCGAGTGGAACGGCAACACGATGGCGTTTGATTGCACCTATCCGAGGGAGACAATTAGGCTCGACGATCACGATCAAACGGTACTTCAGGAGGCATTCGCCGGACTCGAGCCTTCGAAGGCCGTCACATCGGACGATGTTGTGCCAGCAGACGATGTCAAAGCACGGCTCGAACAACTCGGCTACCGGTGA
- a CDS encoding methyltransferase domain-containing protein produces MEAVRLDLGGGADPVEDHLNIDLRVTESVDIVASADNLPFKDGTVKRIHANSLVPHLPDLNRAIEEWSRALEPGGELELAATHAHSTGIVADPDHSLWSWTSQTPEWYDADSKWNYFHNTELELIDVSVVGWLRPYRWWLRPFSYLYGKLIHISKHDIADELMKFPFAGGRVRARWRKHK; encoded by the coding sequence ATGGAAGCTGTCCGTTTGGATTTAGGTGGCGGGGCAGACCCCGTAGAAGATCACTTAAATATTGATTTAAGGGTAACTGAATCCGTCGATATCGTTGCATCGGCGGACAATCTTCCGTTTAAAGATGGAACCGTCAAGAGGATACATGCCAATAGCCTTGTTCCACATCTCCCTGATTTGAATAGAGCCATCGAAGAATGGTCTCGAGCATTAGAGCCGGGTGGAGAACTTGAACTTGCTGCGACGCATGCCCACAGCACTGGCATCGTCGCTGATCCGGACCATTCCTTGTGGTCCTGGACATCTCAGACACCCGAATGGTACGATGCCGACAGTAAGTGGAACTACTTCCACAACACCGAACTAGAACTGATTGATGTCTCGGTTGTTGGTTGGTTACGTCCGTATCGCTGGTGGCTTCGGCCATTTTCATATCTTTACGGTAAATTAATTCACATTTCCAAGCATGATATTGCCGATGAGTTAATGAAATTCCCATTCGCGGGTGGGCGGGTCCGTGCTCGATGGCGAAAACACAAGTGA
- a CDS encoding glycosyltransferase family 4 protein — MILSLSQALTRYAKANRPDLLWQITKFPAHGFATTVAGQCANVPVLTRFAGDNFREHTLSESPGKRLRTYALNNVLGRVAVRGSDATIVLGPYGRKQIISYGGTRTYEIPQPVNRDRFRPASGESRADIRAKLGLPETERLVLTVGRVSQRKGANDLMKAARTLLCRGSSISWCIAGDGPLRHRLNSLPNVTAVGRVPHSEIPQYYQSADLVVCPSHFEGLPNVLLEAAACGTPTLARDVGDCALAASMTYENSDRLPILVEQDYESVDLNDRFDPERLRDAYSEALLKTAATGDW; from the coding sequence ATGATTTTGTCGCTATCCCAAGCGCTCACCCGATACGCGAAAGCCAATAGGCCAGATTTGCTATGGCAGATAACAAAATTTCCAGCCCATGGATTCGCTACAACAGTCGCAGGACAGTGTGCCAACGTTCCTGTACTGACTCGGTTCGCAGGCGATAACTTTCGTGAACACACCCTCTCAGAGAGCCCAGGAAAGAGGTTGCGGACATATGCATTAAATAACGTTCTCGGACGAGTTGCTGTACGAGGTTCTGATGCAACCATCGTCCTTGGGCCGTACGGCCGAAAACAGATAATAAGCTACGGCGGTACACGTACTTACGAGATTCCACAACCAGTTAATAGAGACCGTTTCAGGCCGGCATCGGGGGAAAGCCGCGCTGATATCAGAGCAAAACTTGGGTTACCTGAAACGGAGAGACTAGTGTTGACTGTTGGACGGGTCTCACAACGCAAAGGTGCAAATGATTTAATGAAGGCCGCTCGGACTCTTCTCTGTCGCGGATCATCAATATCGTGGTGTATTGCCGGTGATGGACCACTACGCCACCGATTAAACTCTCTCCCAAACGTCACTGCTGTCGGGCGGGTCCCACATTCAGAGATTCCCCAGTACTACCAATCAGCAGACCTCGTGGTTTGTCCGTCACACTTTGAGGGACTCCCAAACGTCCTATTAGAGGCAGCCGCGTGTGGGACGCCAACGCTCGCCCGTGACGTGGGGGACTGTGCCCTCGCGGCAAGCATGACCTACGAAAACTCAGACCGACTACCAATTCTCGTCGAACAGGATTATGAATCGGTGGACCTCAACGACCGATTTGATCCTGAACGCCTTCGAGACGCATACTCCGAGGCTCTTCTTAAGACGGCGGCTACCGGCGATTGGTAA
- a CDS encoding alkaline phosphatase family protein, whose protein sequence is MTETIVLGLDGANWALLKPWLEEGRLPNIEALRSEGVFTDMKSCLPPVTCPNWRCYSTGKNPGKLGVFWWERIDTDRRTLTTPDSRSFKSANYWDYLNEQGRTAGILNLPMTYPPFEVDRFLVAGGPGSEQNEYAYPPDLGTRLDDEGYTLHPDRPVTAKGDLEEADNIVDLIERRLETFRGLLDEEDPDVAHCTVFYVNVLQHFFWRGEPTRRAWEVIDEHIGRLREEHPDSNLFLMSDHGCKNVDTVFYANSWLEAEGYLVTKSETSDLLTEYGINKKRISKLAHKLGVHDLVTRLAPDRLTDSIPEDEEGFKREQKLEKVDWERSRAIASGQGLIYVIDDGPETVDAIIDNLSTLTNENGDPIAREVMRSDEAYSGPYTDEAPDIVFDQRPGVHTSGAIGSNPVFDDVGQWEAENVRTGLFLASGPDIEASAVDRDVSITDVAPTVLHSVGCAVPTDMDGTPLPLFGDDDFDECDPLPFESVDSAGRQSVQNRLEDLGYLE, encoded by the coding sequence ATGACTGAAACAATCGTACTCGGTCTCGACGGGGCGAACTGGGCGCTACTCAAGCCGTGGCTGGAAGAGGGACGTCTTCCGAACATCGAGGCGCTCCGATCCGAAGGCGTCTTCACTGATATGAAAAGCTGTCTACCCCCGGTCACGTGTCCGAATTGGCGATGTTATTCCACAGGAAAGAACCCGGGAAAACTGGGCGTTTTCTGGTGGGAGCGCATCGACACAGACAGGCGAACGCTTACGACGCCCGACTCGCGATCGTTCAAAAGCGCCAACTACTGGGACTACCTCAACGAACAGGGCCGAACTGCGGGTATACTCAACCTCCCGATGACGTACCCGCCGTTCGAGGTTGATCGATTTCTCGTTGCAGGCGGGCCAGGAAGCGAGCAGAACGAATACGCCTACCCCCCCGATCTGGGTACGCGTCTCGATGACGAGGGATACACGCTCCATCCTGACCGGCCGGTTACCGCAAAAGGTGATCTCGAGGAGGCCGATAACATCGTTGACCTCATCGAACGCCGACTGGAGACGTTTCGCGGCCTTCTCGACGAGGAAGACCCGGACGTCGCACACTGCACAGTATTCTACGTCAACGTTCTTCAACACTTCTTTTGGCGCGGTGAGCCAACTCGTCGTGCGTGGGAAGTCATCGACGAGCATATTGGACGGCTTCGGGAGGAACATCCGGACAGCAACCTTTTCTTGATGTCAGACCACGGTTGCAAGAACGTCGATACAGTGTTTTACGCCAATAGCTGGCTCGAGGCCGAAGGATACCTGGTTACCAAAAGCGAAACATCAGATCTTCTGACGGAGTACGGTATCAACAAGAAGCGAATCTCGAAACTGGCCCACAAACTCGGCGTCCACGATCTCGTAACGCGGCTGGCACCCGACCGGTTGACGGACTCAATCCCGGAAGACGAGGAAGGATTTAAACGCGAACAGAAGCTCGAGAAGGTAGATTGGGAACGTTCACGGGCCATCGCCAGCGGGCAGGGTCTCATCTACGTCATCGACGACGGTCCCGAGACGGTCGATGCTATAATCGACAATCTGTCCACGCTGACGAACGAGAACGGAGACCCGATTGCTCGAGAGGTGATGCGCAGCGACGAGGCCTATAGCGGACCGTACACCGACGAAGCGCCGGACATCGTCTTCGACCAGCGGCCGGGCGTTCACACGAGTGGAGCGATCGGGTCGAACCCGGTATTCGACGACGTCGGACAGTGGGAAGCCGAGAACGTTCGAACGGGACTCTTCCTCGCGAGCGGTCCGGATATCGAGGCATCAGCCGTTGATCGCGACGTGTCGATCACGGACGTAGCTCCGACCGTCCTCCACAGCGTTGGCTGTGCAGTTCCGACGGACATGGATGGAACGCCACTCCCCCTGTTCGGCGACGACGACTTCGATGAATGTGACCCGTTGCCCTTCGAGAGCGTGGATTCAGCGGGCCGACAAAGCGTTCAGAACAGACTTGAAGACCTCGGGTATCTGGAATGA